One Planctomycetota bacterium genomic region harbors:
- a CDS encoding DUF1553 domain-containing protein, with the protein MEPRGREPEAATQTNDKVYAPPPEKVDREGWQRDRRAPRIGIFTGGVVVVPQPASGRGVRSMRPIRRSPWRWLLSGWLIAAGFDLFCRADEGAEGVPCATAGDRPDAPPPSFESDVLPVLRRHCHACHGDDALEGALDLRSASEILRGGESGPAVVRGDPDASLLVDLVARGQMPPEGADAVDAATVELLRRWVQAGAPAAEPIVRLPPRTQVTAADRGFWAFQPPRKADLPAVAGAARVRTPIDAFVLEKLEAAGLSFSPDADKRALVRRATFDLVGLPPDPARVEAFVADDRPDAYERLVDELLASPHHGERWGRHWLDAAGYVDSKLDNDLATIYDSGEAMWRYRDYVIGAVNDDKPFDRFLAEQLAGDELVDWRTAEAFTTDTVALLTATGFLRTVDDHTNEPQYGVEKRYEVINETVSMVSTALLGLTMDCCRCHNHKYDPLPQRDYYRLMACFEPAYNVTAWKIPKARHLADVPPAQRQAIDAHNAALDERLAAEKKLEDDTRSAARRRLLDARLAALPEADREGAREAVAVAATNRTAAQRDLVSRHAAALGLDAATFELPVADVEGALTDTEKESLAGWARNRETLPAEKRSYGRITALWDEGAPPVSRVHRRGVVAAPGVLVQPGFPEVLGPEGEAPAIGQPTAAGSSGRRLALARWLTDPRHPLTARVHVNRVWHHHFGRGIVATPGNFGRSGSPPSHPELLDWLAVDFVEHGWSTKRLHRQIMLSTAYRQASRRPATGDDGAAAGKRIDPDNRLLWRMNLRRLEAEIVRDAILAVSGGLDRSMGGPPVPITTPADGLSEAKAEPMPTSPFRRSLYLLARRVYPLKFLELFDAPIMAVNCTERVTSATPLQSLALLNSAFILAEAERMGARVAREAPADDAARIDRAYRLAYGRPPTVAEGARAAAFLVGQAVDHVAAGRGADEAAAAALADLCHMLLASNEFLHVE; encoded by the coding sequence ATGGAACCTCGCGGAAGGGAGCCAGAAGCAGCGACCCAGACCAATGATAAAGTATACGCACCACCCCCCGAAAAGGTTGATCGGGAAGGGTGGCAGCGGGATCGCAGGGCCCCCAGGATAGGTATATTCACTGGTGGCGTCGTGGTCGTCCCCCAGCCCGCCTCCGGCCGAGGAGTTCGCTCGATGCGGCCCATCCGGCGCTCGCCGTGGCGGTGGCTGCTGTCGGGCTGGCTGATCGCGGCGGGCTTCGATCTCTTCTGCCGCGCCGACGAAGGCGCGGAGGGCGTGCCGTGCGCCACCGCCGGCGACCGGCCCGACGCGCCGCCGCCGTCGTTCGAGTCGGACGTGCTGCCGGTGCTCCGTCGGCACTGCCACGCCTGCCACGGCGACGACGCGCTGGAAGGCGCGCTCGACCTCCGCTCCGCCTCCGAGATCCTCCGTGGCGGCGAGAGCGGGCCGGCGGTGGTGCGCGGCGACCCCGACGCGAGCCTGCTCGTCGACCTCGTCGCCCGGGGGCAGATGCCCCCGGAGGGCGCGGACGCCGTCGATGCCGCCACCGTCGAATTGCTGCGGCGCTGGGTCCAAGCGGGGGCGCCGGCCGCCGAGCCGATCGTCAGGCTGCCGCCGCGGACCCAGGTCACCGCGGCCGACCGCGGTTTTTGGGCGTTTCAGCCGCCGCGGAAGGCCGACCTCCCGGCCGTCGCCGGCGCCGCCCGGGTGCGGACGCCGATCGACGCCTTCGTGCTCGAGAAGCTCGAGGCGGCGGGGCTTTCGTTTTCGCCCGATGCAGACAAGCGGGCGCTCGTCCGCCGGGCGACGTTCGACCTCGTCGGGCTGCCCCCCGACCCGGCGCGGGTCGAGGCATTCGTCGCCGACGACCGCCCCGACGCCTACGAGCGGCTCGTCGACGAGCTGCTCGCCTCGCCCCACCACGGCGAGCGCTGGGGGCGCCACTGGCTCGACGCGGCCGGCTACGTCGACAGCAAGCTCGACAACGACCTGGCGACGATCTACGACAGCGGCGAGGCGATGTGGCGCTACCGCGACTACGTGATCGGGGCGGTCAACGACGACAAACCGTTCGATCGGTTCCTCGCGGAGCAACTCGCCGGCGACGAGCTGGTCGACTGGCGGACAGCGGAGGCCTTCACCACCGACACCGTCGCGCTGCTGACCGCGACCGGCTTCCTCCGGACGGTCGACGACCACACCAACGAGCCACAGTACGGCGTCGAGAAGCGCTACGAGGTGATCAACGAGACGGTGAGCATGGTCTCGACGGCGCTGCTCGGCCTGACGATGGACTGCTGCCGCTGCCACAACCACAAATACGACCCGCTGCCGCAGCGCGACTACTACCGGCTGATGGCCTGTTTCGAGCCGGCCTACAACGTGACGGCGTGGAAGATTCCCAAGGCACGTCATCTCGCCGACGTCCCTCCGGCCCAACGCCAGGCGATCGACGCCCACAACGCCGCGCTCGACGAGCGGCTGGCCGCCGAGAAGAAACTCGAGGACGATACTCGGTCCGCGGCCCGCCGACGGCTTCTCGACGCGCGTCTCGCGGCACTTCCCGAGGCGGACCGCGAGGGAGCCCGCGAGGCCGTCGCCGTCGCGGCGACGAACAGGACCGCAGCCCAGCGCGACCTCGTGAGCCGGCATGCGGCCGCCCTCGGGCTCGACGCCGCCACGTTCGAGCTGCCGGTGGCCGACGTGGAAGGGGCGCTGACCGACACCGAGAAGGAATCGCTCGCCGGTTGGGCGCGAAACCGCGAAACGCTGCCCGCGGAAAAGCGCTCGTATGGCCGGATCACGGCGCTGTGGGACGAGGGCGCGCCGCCGGTGTCGCGCGTCCACCGCCGCGGCGTCGTCGCGGCGCCGGGCGTGCTCGTCCAGCCGGGCTTTCCCGAGGTGCTCGGGCCCGAGGGCGAGGCACCCGCGATCGGCCAGCCAACGGCGGCGGGGAGCAGCGGTCGCCGGTTGGCGTTGGCGCGGTGGCTGACAGATCCGCGGCACCCGCTCACCGCCCGCGTCCACGTCAACCGCGTCTGGCATCATCACTTCGGCCGTGGGATCGTCGCCACGCCGGGCAACTTCGGCCGCTCCGGAAGTCCACCGTCGCATCCGGAACTGCTCGACTGGCTGGCGGTCGACTTCGTCGAGCATGGCTGGAGCACGAAGCGGCTGCACCGGCAGATCATGCTGTCGACGGCCTACCGGCAGGCGTCGCGACGGCCCGCCACGGGCGACGACGGTGCCGCGGCGGGGAAACGGATCGATCCCGACAATCGCCTTCTGTGGCGGATGAACCTGCGCCGGCTCGAGGCCGAGATCGTGCGCGACGCGATCCTCGCCGTCTCCGGCGGCCTCGATCGGAGCATGGGGGGCCCGCCGGTGCCGATCACGACGCCGGCCGACGGCCTCTCCGAGGCGAAGGCCGAGCCGATGCCGACGAGCCCCTTCCGGCGGAGCCTGTACCTCCTCGCCCGCCGTGTCTATCCGCTCAAGTTCCTCGAGCTGTTCGACGCGCCGATCATGGCGGTCAACTGCACCGAGCGGGTGACGTCGGCCACGCCGCTGCAGTCGCTGGCCCTGCTCAACAGCGCGTTCATCCTCGCCGAGGCCGAGCG
- a CDS encoding Bax inhibitor-1/YccA family protein, with product MRTGNPTLNDKTFENFGVFRRDLAAEQSPATTMTVRGTAQKTMILLVIAFASASFTWSKTFAAVEADPGAAMPWALGGAVVGLLTALAICLRHSWAPTLAPVYAAAEGLFLGGVSASFEAQYPGIVIQAVGGTFGTLAGLLFAYQSGLVKATENFKLGVVAASCGIGLVYLMSILGSWFGFPIPFIHSAGPIGILFSLAVVVIAALNLVLDFDYIEQASDRGAPKELEWYGAFALMVTLVWLYIEILRLLSKLRSRD from the coding sequence ATGCGCACCGGAAACCCGACGCTCAACGACAAGACGTTCGAAAACTTCGGCGTTTTCCGGCGTGATCTCGCCGCCGAGCAATCCCCGGCGACGACGATGACCGTCCGCGGGACCGCGCAGAAGACGATGATCCTGCTCGTGATCGCATTCGCCTCCGCGTCGTTCACGTGGTCGAAGACGTTCGCCGCCGTCGAGGCCGACCCCGGCGCCGCGATGCCCTGGGCCCTCGGGGGAGCGGTCGTCGGCCTGCTGACGGCACTGGCGATCTGCCTGCGCCACTCCTGGGCGCCGACGCTTGCACCGGTCTACGCGGCGGCCGAGGGGTTGTTTCTCGGCGGCGTGTCGGCGAGCTTCGAGGCCCAGTATCCCGGGATCGTCATCCAGGCCGTCGGCGGCACGTTCGGCACGCTCGCCGGATTGCTGTTCGCCTACCAGTCGGGGCTCGTCAAGGCGACCGAGAACTTCAAGCTCGGCGTCGTCGCCGCGAGTTGCGGCATCGGACTGGTGTACCTGATGTCGATCCTCGGGTCGTGGTTCGGCTTCCCGATCCCGTTCATCCACTCCGCGGGCCCGATCGGCATCCTCTTCAGCCTCGCCGTCGTCGTGATCGCGGCGCTCAACCTCGTCCTCGACTTCGACTACATCGAGCAGGCATCCGACCGCGGGGCACCGAAAGAGCTCGAGTGGTACGGCGCGTTCGCGCTGATGGTGACGCTGGTCTGGCTGTACATCGAGATCCTCCGGCTGCTCTCCAAGCTCCGCAGCCGCGATTGA